In the Caenorhabditis elegans chromosome X genome, one interval contains:
- the F49E2.5 gene encoding Nucleolar protein 16 (Confirmed by transcript evidence): MRSPKSVRRPHIRQQLTNRRKNLGRVAKSQRNQFRQWLLTAVLPNSINDQRKEAFASLELTEQPQQVEKVKKSEKKKAQKQIAKDHEAEQKVNAKKAAEKEARRAEAEAKKRAAQEEEHKQWKAEQERIQKEQEKKEADLKKLQAEKKKEKAVKAEKAEKAEKTKKASTPAPVEEEIVVKKVANDRSAAPAPEPKTPTNTPAEPAEQVQEITGKKNKKNKKKSESEATAAPASVEQVVEQPKVVTEEPHQQAAPQEKKNKKNKRKSESENVPAASETPVEPVVETTPPASENQKKNKKDKKKSESEKVVEEPVQAEAPKSKKPTADDNMDFLDFVTAKEEPKDEPAETPAAPVEEVVENVVENVVEKSTTPPATENKKKNKKDKKKSESEKVTEQPVESAPAPPQVEQVVETTPPASENKKKNKKDKKKSESEKAVEEPVQAAPSSKKPTADDSMDFLDFVTAKPDRSEVAAPVEVAKVDESTAVTSENRKKNKKDKKKSESEKAVEEPVQAAPTSKKPTADDSMDFLDFVTAKEERVEEVAPVQEQVKEQKKVEKPVAPVSKKPTADDNMDFLDFVTAKPEKTESVEEHIEAPMIVEPVHAENETAAAAGGKKKNKKNKNKKNSESESTPAAEPVKEVTPEIVEEVFEKKTITPSTAAAAAPAPGSKKNKKNKKNSESESAPAAEPVKEVTPEIVEEVFEKKTVTPSTEAAAAPASASKKNKKNKKGSGISESHDTAPAPTVEIPQTTEGGKGSPGSDKENSGSAVNGSAKKQMSVEELDYGVPGQTTDTTTDKKNKKKNKKGKNSNSISENAQVIAHLEQDHLDQMADDEVQAITGAAGSHSPPIQVHEVTSSEQHSNGVEKNTTIEITQAVDGTDMSQTQFQKNVEKLVQATLAKHDIVEIDPTVKLRIDAQLIKLSEKKAPAVVMEHVNYIKPLPMELHVSRPSTPSRDRVYKLLPKDIIFCAGLMDSHGENYAAMAADERNIFKDTSRALQRKIRIFKESPHYHTYLRAKEENRPIEEVIAEAQH; encoded by the exons ATGAGGTCTCCAAAATCAGTGAGACGTCCACACATCAGACAGCAACTGACGAACCGCAGAAAGAATCTGGGACGAGTGGCCAAGTCACAACGCAACCAATTCCGTCAATG GCTTCTTACTGCTGTACTTCCAAACTCTATCAACGATCAGCGTAAAGAAGCTTTTGCCTCTCTCGAGCTCACCGAGCAGCCACAGCAA GTTGAGAAGGTCAAGAagtccgagaaaaagaaggcCCAAAAGCAGATTGCTAAGGATCATGAAGCTGAACAAAAGGTGAACGCCAAGAAGGCCGCCGAGAAGGAAGCCCGACGTGCCGAAGCGGAAGCCAAAAAACGTGCTGCTCAAGAAGAGGAACACAAGCAATGGAAAGCCGAGCAAGAAAGAATTCAGAAGGAACAGGAAAAGAAAGAAGCTGATTTGAAGAAACTCCAAGccgaaaagaaaaaggaaaaggcTGTTAAAGCGGAGAAGGCCGAGAAAGCCGAGAAAACTAAAAAGGCCAGCACTCCAGCTCCAGTGGAAGAAGAAATTGTAGTCAAAAAGGTTGCCAACGACCGATCCGCAGCACCAGCCCCAGAACCAAAAACCCCAACAAACACTCCAGCAGAGCCAGCCGAACAGGTTCAAGAG ATCACcggaaaaaagaacaagaagaacaagaagaagagTGAGAGCGAAGCAACCGCGGCCCCAGCTTCTGTCGAGCAAGTTGTTGAGCAGCCAAAGGTTGTAACGGAAGAGCCACATCAGCAGGCTGCACCACaggaaaagaagaacaaaaagaaCAAGAGAAAGAGTGAAAGTGAGAATGTTCCAGCTGCCTCGGAAACTCCTGTTGAGCCAGTTGTTGAG ACCACCCCACCAGCTTCTGAAaaccaaaagaaaaataagaaagataAGAAGAAGAGTGAGAGTGAGAAAGTTGTTGAAGAACCTGTCCAGGCTGAGGCTCCAAAGTCGAAAAAGCCAACTGCCGATGACAACATGGACTTCTTGGACTTCGTGACTGCGAAGGAAGAACCCAAAGATGAACCTGCGGAGACTCCAGCTGCTCCAGTGGAGGAAGTTGTTGAGAACGTAGTTGAGAACGTAGTTGAGAAG AGCACTACCCCACCTGCTACTGAGAACAAGAAAAAGAATAAGAAGGACAAGAAGAAGAGTGAGAGCGAAAAGGTCACTGAGCAACCGGTGGAATCTGCTCCAGCTCCACCACAAGTTGAACAAGTTGTTGAG ACTACCCCACCGgcatctgaaaacaaaaagaaaaataagaaagacaAGAAGAAGAGTGAAAGCGAGAAGGCTGTTGAAGAGCCAGTTCAAGCTGCGCCCTCATCCAAAAAGCCTACTGCTGATGACAGCATGGACTTCTTGGACTTTGTTACTGCTAAACCTGACCGCTCCGAAGTGGCAGCTCCAGTTGAGGTTGCCAAGGTAGATGAATCTACCGCAGTCACCtcagaaaacaggaaaaagaACAAGAAGGACAAGAAAAAGAGTGAGAGTGAAAAAGCAGTTGAGGAGCCAGTTCAGGCTGCTCCAACATCCAAAAAACCAACTGCTGATGATAGCATGGACTTTTTGGATTTCGTAACTGCTAAGGAAGAACGTGTTGAAGAAGTGGCTCCAGTTCAAGAGCAAgtaaaagagcaaaag aagGTCGAGAAACCAGTTGCTCCAGTATCCAAAAAGCCAACTGCTGATGATAATATGGACTTTTTGGATTTCGTCACTGCCAAACCAGAG aaaaccgaGTCCGTTGAAGAGCACATTGAAGCTCCAATGATTGTTGAACCAGTTCATGCTGAAAATGAG ACCGCTGCCGCTGCAGgtggaaagaagaagaacaagaaaaataagaataagaAGAATAGCGAAAGTGAATCCACCCCAGCTGCCGAGCCAGTCAAGGAAGTCACTCCAGAAATTGTTGAGGAAGTGtttgaaaagaaaaccatCACTCCAAGTACTGCAGCTGCCGCTGCTCCAGCACCAGGTTCAAAG aagaacaagaagaacaagaagaacAGCGAGAGTGAATCCGCCCCAGCTGCCGAGCCAGTCAAGGAAGTCACCCCAGAGATTGTTGAGgaagtgtttgaaaaaaaaaccgttacACCAAGCACTGAAGCTGCAGCTGCTCCAGCATCAGCTTCAAAG aagaacaagaagaacAAGAAAGGATCCGGAATCTCCGAGTCTCACGACACTGCCCCAGCTCCAACTGTTGAAATTCCACAGACAACCGAAGGAGGAAAGGGATCCCCAGGAAGTGATaaggaaaattctggaagtgCCGTCAATGGATCCGCCAAAAAGCAAATGTCTGTTGAGGAGCTCGACTACGGAGTTCCAGGCCAAACAACCGATACAACCACTGAcaagaagaacaagaagaagaataagaaggGAAAGAACTCTAACTCAATATCGGAAAATGCTCAGGTGATTGCTCACCTCGAGCAAGATCACCTGGATCAAATGGCTGACGATGAGGTACAGGCCATCACAGGAGCTGCTGGATCTCATTCCCCACCAATTCAAGTTCATGAAGTAACTAGCTCAGAACAACACTCCAACGGAG ttgagaAAAACACTACAATCGAAATCACTCAAGCTGTTGACGGAACCGATATGTCCCAGACTCAATTCCAGAAGAATGTTGAGAAACTCGTTCAGGCTACGCTTGCCAAGCATGACATTGTAGAAATTGACCCAACCGTG AAACTGCGCATCGATGCCCAACTCATCAAGCTGTCGGAGAAAAAGGCGCCTGCTGTTGTGATGGAACACGTCAACTACATCAAGCCATTGCCAATGGAACTTCACGTCTCTCGACCATCG actccaAGCCGCGACCGTGTCTACAAACTTCTGCCAAAGGATATTATTTTCTGTGCAGGACTCATGGACTCTCACGGTGAAAACTACGCT GCTATGGCTGCCGATGAACGTAACATCTTCAAGGACACCTCACGCGCACTTCAAAGAAAGATCCGCATTTTCAAg GAATCCCCACACTACCACACCTATCTCCGTGCAAAGGAGGAAAACCGTCCGATCGAGGAGGTCATTGCTGAGGCACAACACTAA
- the F49E2.5 gene encoding Nucleolar protein 16 (Confirmed by transcript evidence) translates to MRSPKSVRRPHIRQQLTNRRKNLGRVAKSQRNQFRQWLLTAVLPNSINDQRKEAFASLELTEQPQQVEKVKKSEKKKAQKQIAKDHEAEQKVNAKKAAEKEARRAEAEAKKRAAQEEEHKQWKAEQERIQKEQEKKEADLKKLQAEKKKEKAVKAEKAEKAEKTKKASTPAPVEEEIVVKKVANDRSAAPAPEPKTPTNTPAEPAEQVQEITGKKNKKNKKKSESEATAAPASVEQVVEQPKVVTEEPHQQAAPQEKKNKKNKRKSESENVPAASETPVEPVVETTPPASENQKKNKKDKKKSESEKVVEEPVQAEAPKSKKPTADDNMDFLDFVTAKEEPKDEPAETPAAPVEEVVENVVENVVEKSTTPPATENKKKNKKDKKKSESEKVTEQPVESAPAPPQVEQVVETTPPASENKKKNKKDKKKSESEKAVEEPVQAAPSSKKPTADDSMDFLDFVTAKPDRSEVAAPVEVAKVDESTAVTSENRKKNKKDKKKSESEKAVEEPVQAAPTSKKPTADDSMDFLDFVTAKEERVEEVAPVQEQVKEQKKSKKSKKTSESESKRPTADDSMDFLDFVTAKPEKPEQVVEEQPVVQEVPKPEEKASKKNKKNKRKSESEKKVEKPVAPVSKKPTADDNMDFLDFVTAKPEKTESVEEHIEAPMIVEPVHAENETAAAAGGKKKNKKNKNKKNSESESTPAAEPVKEVTPEIVEEVFEKKTITPSTAAAAAPAPGSKKNKKNKKNSESESAPAAEPVKEVTPEIVEEVFEKKTVTPSTEAAAAPASASKKNKKNKKGSGISESHDTAPAPTVEIPQTTEGGKGSPGSDKENSGSAVNGSAKKQMSVEELDYGVPGQTTDTTTDKKNKKKNKKGKNSNSISENAQVIAHLEQDHLDQMADDEVQAITGAAGSHSPPIQVHEVTSSEQHSNGVEKNTTIEITQAVDGTDMSQTQFQKNVEKLVQATLAKHDIVEIDPTVKLRIDAQLIKLSEKKAPAVVMEHVNYIKPLPMELHVSRPSTPSRDRVYKLLPKDIIFCAGLMDSHGENYAAMAADERNIFKDTSRALQRKIRIFKESPHYHTYLRAKEENRPIEEVIAEAQH, encoded by the exons ATGAGGTCTCCAAAATCAGTGAGACGTCCACACATCAGACAGCAACTGACGAACCGCAGAAAGAATCTGGGACGAGTGGCCAAGTCACAACGCAACCAATTCCGTCAATG GCTTCTTACTGCTGTACTTCCAAACTCTATCAACGATCAGCGTAAAGAAGCTTTTGCCTCTCTCGAGCTCACCGAGCAGCCACAGCAA GTTGAGAAGGTCAAGAagtccgagaaaaagaaggcCCAAAAGCAGATTGCTAAGGATCATGAAGCTGAACAAAAGGTGAACGCCAAGAAGGCCGCCGAGAAGGAAGCCCGACGTGCCGAAGCGGAAGCCAAAAAACGTGCTGCTCAAGAAGAGGAACACAAGCAATGGAAAGCCGAGCAAGAAAGAATTCAGAAGGAACAGGAAAAGAAAGAAGCTGATTTGAAGAAACTCCAAGccgaaaagaaaaaggaaaaggcTGTTAAAGCGGAGAAGGCCGAGAAAGCCGAGAAAACTAAAAAGGCCAGCACTCCAGCTCCAGTGGAAGAAGAAATTGTAGTCAAAAAGGTTGCCAACGACCGATCCGCAGCACCAGCCCCAGAACCAAAAACCCCAACAAACACTCCAGCAGAGCCAGCCGAACAGGTTCAAGAG ATCACcggaaaaaagaacaagaagaacaagaagaagagTGAGAGCGAAGCAACCGCGGCCCCAGCTTCTGTCGAGCAAGTTGTTGAGCAGCCAAAGGTTGTAACGGAAGAGCCACATCAGCAGGCTGCACCACaggaaaagaagaacaaaaagaaCAAGAGAAAGAGTGAAAGTGAGAATGTTCCAGCTGCCTCGGAAACTCCTGTTGAGCCAGTTGTTGAG ACCACCCCACCAGCTTCTGAAaaccaaaagaaaaataagaaagataAGAAGAAGAGTGAGAGTGAGAAAGTTGTTGAAGAACCTGTCCAGGCTGAGGCTCCAAAGTCGAAAAAGCCAACTGCCGATGACAACATGGACTTCTTGGACTTCGTGACTGCGAAGGAAGAACCCAAAGATGAACCTGCGGAGACTCCAGCTGCTCCAGTGGAGGAAGTTGTTGAGAACGTAGTTGAGAACGTAGTTGAGAAG AGCACTACCCCACCTGCTACTGAGAACAAGAAAAAGAATAAGAAGGACAAGAAGAAGAGTGAGAGCGAAAAGGTCACTGAGCAACCGGTGGAATCTGCTCCAGCTCCACCACAAGTTGAACAAGTTGTTGAG ACTACCCCACCGgcatctgaaaacaaaaagaaaaataagaaagacaAGAAGAAGAGTGAAAGCGAGAAGGCTGTTGAAGAGCCAGTTCAAGCTGCGCCCTCATCCAAAAAGCCTACTGCTGATGACAGCATGGACTTCTTGGACTTTGTTACTGCTAAACCTGACCGCTCCGAAGTGGCAGCTCCAGTTGAGGTTGCCAAGGTAGATGAATCTACCGCAGTCACCtcagaaaacaggaaaaagaACAAGAAGGACAAGAAAAAGAGTGAGAGTGAAAAAGCAGTTGAGGAGCCAGTTCAGGCTGCTCCAACATCCAAAAAACCAACTGCTGATGATAGCATGGACTTTTTGGATTTCGTAACTGCTAAGGAAGAACGTGTTGAAGAAGTGGCTCCAGTTCAAGAGCAAgtaaaagagcaaaag AAATCAAAGAAGTCAAAGAAAACCAGCGAAAGTGAGTCCAAACGTCCAACGGCCGATGACAGCATGGACTTCTTAGACTTTGTGACCGCCAAACCAGAGAAACCAGAACAGGTGGTCGAGGAACAGCCTGTAGTTCAGGAAGTCCCAAAACCCGAGGAGAAG GCTTccaaaaagaataaaaagaaCAAGAGAAAGAGTGAGAGTGAAAAG aagGTCGAGAAACCAGTTGCTCCAGTATCCAAAAAGCCAACTGCTGATGATAATATGGACTTTTTGGATTTCGTCACTGCCAAACCAGAG aaaaccgaGTCCGTTGAAGAGCACATTGAAGCTCCAATGATTGTTGAACCAGTTCATGCTGAAAATGAG ACCGCTGCCGCTGCAGgtggaaagaagaagaacaagaaaaataagaataagaAGAATAGCGAAAGTGAATCCACCCCAGCTGCCGAGCCAGTCAAGGAAGTCACTCCAGAAATTGTTGAGGAAGTGtttgaaaagaaaaccatCACTCCAAGTACTGCAGCTGCCGCTGCTCCAGCACCAGGTTCAAAG aagaacaagaagaacaagaagaacAGCGAGAGTGAATCCGCCCCAGCTGCCGAGCCAGTCAAGGAAGTCACCCCAGAGATTGTTGAGgaagtgtttgaaaaaaaaaccgttacACCAAGCACTGAAGCTGCAGCTGCTCCAGCATCAGCTTCAAAG aagaacaagaagaacAAGAAAGGATCCGGAATCTCCGAGTCTCACGACACTGCCCCAGCTCCAACTGTTGAAATTCCACAGACAACCGAAGGAGGAAAGGGATCCCCAGGAAGTGATaaggaaaattctggaagtgCCGTCAATGGATCCGCCAAAAAGCAAATGTCTGTTGAGGAGCTCGACTACGGAGTTCCAGGCCAAACAACCGATACAACCACTGAcaagaagaacaagaagaagaataagaaggGAAAGAACTCTAACTCAATATCGGAAAATGCTCAGGTGATTGCTCACCTCGAGCAAGATCACCTGGATCAAATGGCTGACGATGAGGTACAGGCCATCACAGGAGCTGCTGGATCTCATTCCCCACCAATTCAAGTTCATGAAGTAACTAGCTCAGAACAACACTCCAACGGAG ttgagaAAAACACTACAATCGAAATCACTCAAGCTGTTGACGGAACCGATATGTCCCAGACTCAATTCCAGAAGAATGTTGAGAAACTCGTTCAGGCTACGCTTGCCAAGCATGACATTGTAGAAATTGACCCAACCGTG AAACTGCGCATCGATGCCCAACTCATCAAGCTGTCGGAGAAAAAGGCGCCTGCTGTTGTGATGGAACACGTCAACTACATCAAGCCATTGCCAATGGAACTTCACGTCTCTCGACCATCG actccaAGCCGCGACCGTGTCTACAAACTTCTGCCAAAGGATATTATTTTCTGTGCAGGACTCATGGACTCTCACGGTGAAAACTACGCT GCTATGGCTGCCGATGAACGTAACATCTTCAAGGACACCTCACGCGCACTTCAAAGAAAGATCCGCATTTTCAAg GAATCCCCACACTACCACACCTATCTCCGTGCAAAGGAGGAAAACCGTCCGATCGAGGAGGTCATTGCTGAGGCACAACACTAA
- the F49E2.5 gene encoding Nucleolar protein 16 (Confirmed by transcript evidence), giving the protein MRSPKSVRRPHIRQQLTNRRKNLGRVAKSQRNQFRQWLLTAVLPNSINDQRKEAFASLELTEQPQQVEKVKKSEKKKAQKQIAKDHEAEQKVNAKKAAEKEARRAEAEAKKRAAQEEEHKQWKAEQERIQKEQEKKEADLKKLQAEKKKEKAVKAEKAEKAEKTKKASTPAPVEEEIVVKKVANDRSAAPAPEPKTPTNTPAEPAEQVQEITGKKNKKNKKKSESEATAAPASVEQVVEQPKVVTEEPHQQAAPQEKKNKKNKRKSESENVPAASETPVEPVVETTPPASENQKKNKKDKKKSESEKVVEEPVQAEAPKSKKPTADDNMDFLDFVTAKEEPKDEPAETPAAPVEEVVENVVENVVEKSTTPPATENKKKNKKDKKKSESEKVTEQPVESAPAPPQVEQVVETTPPASENKKKNKKDKKKSESEKAVEEPVQAAPSSKKPTADDSMDFLDFVTAKPDRSEVAAPVEVAKVDESTAVTSENRKKNKKDKKKSESEKAVEEPVQAAPTSKKPTADDSMDFLDFVTAKEERVEEVAPVQEQVKEQKKSKKSKKTSESESKRPTADDSMDFLDFVTAKPEKPEQVVEEQPVVQEVPKPEEKASKKNKKNKRKSESEKNESPESEPVAKLITVSNTEASAVNVMGFSDIVTPKADEVITQDPVSAKQEVLPEHVPSEIPEEPVAVSKKPTADSMDFLDFVTPKTEAESTSEAPAPVVSKPTESIEDLEIVTYEHVADVTGNTLSPSQHSTPSPNSVLLNGPQSKSSKRKHHHKKNKKRTDSEMSQEPSKEDLEFLEFLHSEPKKVEKPVAPVSKKPTADDNMDFLDFVTAKPEKTESVEEHIEAPMIVEPVHAENEVDSDVALDSFEIIDAQEVAELVSAPEMTVEETAAAAGGKKKNKKNKNKKNSESESTPAAEPVKEVTPEIVEEVFEKKTITPSTAAAAAPAPGSKKNKKNKKNSESESAPAAEPVKEVTPEIVEEVFEKKTVTPSTEAAAAPASASKKNKKNKKGSGISESHDTAPAPTVEIPQTTEGGKGSPGSDKENSGSAVNGSAKKQMSVEELDYGVPGQTTDTTTDKKNKKKNKKGKNSNSISENAQVIAHLEQDHLDQMADDEVQAITGAAGSHSPPIQVHEVTSSEQHSNGVEKNTTIEITQAVDGTDMSQTQFQKNVEKLVQATLAKHDIVEIDPTVKLRIDAQLIKLSEKKAPAVVMEHVNYIKPLPMELHVSRPSTPSRDRVYKLLPKDIIFCAGLMDSHGENYAAMAADERNIFKDTSRALQRKIRIFKESPHYHTYLRAKEENRPIEEVIAEAQH; this is encoded by the exons ATGAGGTCTCCAAAATCAGTGAGACGTCCACACATCAGACAGCAACTGACGAACCGCAGAAAGAATCTGGGACGAGTGGCCAAGTCACAACGCAACCAATTCCGTCAATG GCTTCTTACTGCTGTACTTCCAAACTCTATCAACGATCAGCGTAAAGAAGCTTTTGCCTCTCTCGAGCTCACCGAGCAGCCACAGCAA GTTGAGAAGGTCAAGAagtccgagaaaaagaaggcCCAAAAGCAGATTGCTAAGGATCATGAAGCTGAACAAAAGGTGAACGCCAAGAAGGCCGCCGAGAAGGAAGCCCGACGTGCCGAAGCGGAAGCCAAAAAACGTGCTGCTCAAGAAGAGGAACACAAGCAATGGAAAGCCGAGCAAGAAAGAATTCAGAAGGAACAGGAAAAGAAAGAAGCTGATTTGAAGAAACTCCAAGccgaaaagaaaaaggaaaaggcTGTTAAAGCGGAGAAGGCCGAGAAAGCCGAGAAAACTAAAAAGGCCAGCACTCCAGCTCCAGTGGAAGAAGAAATTGTAGTCAAAAAGGTTGCCAACGACCGATCCGCAGCACCAGCCCCAGAACCAAAAACCCCAACAAACACTCCAGCAGAGCCAGCCGAACAGGTTCAAGAG ATCACcggaaaaaagaacaagaagaacaagaagaagagTGAGAGCGAAGCAACCGCGGCCCCAGCTTCTGTCGAGCAAGTTGTTGAGCAGCCAAAGGTTGTAACGGAAGAGCCACATCAGCAGGCTGCACCACaggaaaagaagaacaaaaagaaCAAGAGAAAGAGTGAAAGTGAGAATGTTCCAGCTGCCTCGGAAACTCCTGTTGAGCCAGTTGTTGAG ACCACCCCACCAGCTTCTGAAaaccaaaagaaaaataagaaagataAGAAGAAGAGTGAGAGTGAGAAAGTTGTTGAAGAACCTGTCCAGGCTGAGGCTCCAAAGTCGAAAAAGCCAACTGCCGATGACAACATGGACTTCTTGGACTTCGTGACTGCGAAGGAAGAACCCAAAGATGAACCTGCGGAGACTCCAGCTGCTCCAGTGGAGGAAGTTGTTGAGAACGTAGTTGAGAACGTAGTTGAGAAG AGCACTACCCCACCTGCTACTGAGAACAAGAAAAAGAATAAGAAGGACAAGAAGAAGAGTGAGAGCGAAAAGGTCACTGAGCAACCGGTGGAATCTGCTCCAGCTCCACCACAAGTTGAACAAGTTGTTGAG ACTACCCCACCGgcatctgaaaacaaaaagaaaaataagaaagacaAGAAGAAGAGTGAAAGCGAGAAGGCTGTTGAAGAGCCAGTTCAAGCTGCGCCCTCATCCAAAAAGCCTACTGCTGATGACAGCATGGACTTCTTGGACTTTGTTACTGCTAAACCTGACCGCTCCGAAGTGGCAGCTCCAGTTGAGGTTGCCAAGGTAGATGAATCTACCGCAGTCACCtcagaaaacaggaaaaagaACAAGAAGGACAAGAAAAAGAGTGAGAGTGAAAAAGCAGTTGAGGAGCCAGTTCAGGCTGCTCCAACATCCAAAAAACCAACTGCTGATGATAGCATGGACTTTTTGGATTTCGTAACTGCTAAGGAAGAACGTGTTGAAGAAGTGGCTCCAGTTCAAGAGCAAgtaaaagagcaaaag AAATCAAAGAAGTCAAAGAAAACCAGCGAAAGTGAGTCCAAACGTCCAACGGCCGATGACAGCATGGACTTCTTAGACTTTGTGACCGCCAAACCAGAGAAACCAGAACAGGTGGTCGAGGAACAGCCTGTAGTTCAGGAAGTCCCAAAACCCGAGGAGAAG GCTTccaaaaagaataaaaagaaCAAGAGAAAGAGTGAGAGTGAAAAG AATGAGTCACCGGAAAGTGAGCCAGTGGCCAAGCTgattactgtttcaaacaCAGAGGCATCAGCCGTTAATGTCATGGGATTCTCTGACATTGTTACTCCAAAAGCAGATGAAGTGATTACCCAAGATCCAGTATCCGCCAAACAAGAGGTTTTGCCCGAGCATGTTCCGTCGGAGATACCTGAAGAGCCAGTAGCTGTTTCCAAAAAGCCAACTGCTGATAGTATGGATTTCCTCGACTTTGTGACTCCAAAGACGGAAGCAGAGAGCACTTCAGAAGCTCCAGCTCCAGTTGTTTCAAAGCCAACAGAATCTATCGAAGATCTTGAAATTGTCACTTACGAACACGTAGCTGATGTAACAGGAAACACTCTCTCTCCATCTCAGCATTCTACTCCGAGCCCCAACTCTGTTCTGCTCAATGGTCCACAATCTAAGAGCTCGAAAAGAAAGCATCAtcacaagaaaaacaaaaagcgTACAGACAGTGAGATGTCCCAGGAGCCGAGCAAGGAAGACTTGGAGTTCCTTGAGTTCCTTCACTCTGAGCCAAAG aagGTCGAGAAACCAGTTGCTCCAGTATCCAAAAAGCCAACTGCTGATGATAATATGGACTTTTTGGATTTCGTCACTGCCAAACCAGAG aaaaccgaGTCCGTTGAAGAGCACATTGAAGCTCCAATGATTGTTGAACCAGTTCATGCTGAAAATGAG gTTGACTCAGACGTGGCACTAGATTCCTTTGAAATAATAGATGCTCAAGAGGTGGCAGAGCTGGTATCTGCACCGGAGATGACTGTTGAGGAG ACCGCTGCCGCTGCAGgtggaaagaagaagaacaagaaaaataagaataagaAGAATAGCGAAAGTGAATCCACCCCAGCTGCCGAGCCAGTCAAGGAAGTCACTCCAGAAATTGTTGAGGAAGTGtttgaaaagaaaaccatCACTCCAAGTACTGCAGCTGCCGCTGCTCCAGCACCAGGTTCAAAG aagaacaagaagaacaagaagaacAGCGAGAGTGAATCCGCCCCAGCTGCCGAGCCAGTCAAGGAAGTCACCCCAGAGATTGTTGAGgaagtgtttgaaaaaaaaaccgttacACCAAGCACTGAAGCTGCAGCTGCTCCAGCATCAGCTTCAAAG aagaacaagaagaacAAGAAAGGATCCGGAATCTCCGAGTCTCACGACACTGCCCCAGCTCCAACTGTTGAAATTCCACAGACAACCGAAGGAGGAAAGGGATCCCCAGGAAGTGATaaggaaaattctggaagtgCCGTCAATGGATCCGCCAAAAAGCAAATGTCTGTTGAGGAGCTCGACTACGGAGTTCCAGGCCAAACAACCGATACAACCACTGAcaagaagaacaagaagaagaataagaaggGAAAGAACTCTAACTCAATATCGGAAAATGCTCAGGTGATTGCTCACCTCGAGCAAGATCACCTGGATCAAATGGCTGACGATGAGGTACAGGCCATCACAGGAGCTGCTGGATCTCATTCCCCACCAATTCAAGTTCATGAAGTAACTAGCTCAGAACAACACTCCAACGGAG ttgagaAAAACACTACAATCGAAATCACTCAAGCTGTTGACGGAACCGATATGTCCCAGACTCAATTCCAGAAGAATGTTGAGAAACTCGTTCAGGCTACGCTTGCCAAGCATGACATTGTAGAAATTGACCCAACCGTG AAACTGCGCATCGATGCCCAACTCATCAAGCTGTCGGAGAAAAAGGCGCCTGCTGTTGTGATGGAACACGTCAACTACATCAAGCCATTGCCAATGGAACTTCACGTCTCTCGACCATCG actccaAGCCGCGACCGTGTCTACAAACTTCTGCCAAAGGATATTATTTTCTGTGCAGGACTCATGGACTCTCACGGTGAAAACTACGCT GCTATGGCTGCCGATGAACGTAACATCTTCAAGGACACCTCACGCGCACTTCAAAGAAAGATCCGCATTTTCAAg GAATCCCCACACTACCACACCTATCTCCGTGCAAAGGAGGAAAACCGTCCGATCGAGGAGGTCATTGCTGAGGCACAACACTAA